AATGTACAGATGCTGGTCATAGACAAGAACAAGAGGCCAAGGTTGATGAACCTGAAAGAACTGCTCGATGCGTTCTTGGAACATCGGTTCGAGGTCATCAGGAGAAGAGCCGAGTATGAGTACGAAAAATACACCAAGCGGGCTCACGTTGTAGAAGGTCTTCTGAAGGCGACAAGAGCAATAGGAGTGGTGGTCGACATTATCAGAAACAGCAAAGACGTGGAGTCGGCCAAGCGTTCCTTGATGGAAACTCTCGAGATAACCGAAGCCCAAGCTAAGACGATTCTCGATATGAGGCTTTCAAGGCTCACTTCCCTTGAAATAGAGAACCTCCAGAACGAGTACTCGGACCTGGTGAAGAAGATTTCAGAAGTGAAGGAGGTCCTCGAAAAGGACGAGAAAGTAAGGGAGATAATGAAGAAAGAATTCCTCTACCTGAAAGAGCGCTATGGTGATCCGAGGAGAACCGAAATCACGGACGAGGAGATCAAGTACGATGTGAAAGAGCTCATTGTGGAAGAGGACATCGTTATCACACTCAGTCACAAGGGATATCTGAAGAGCACTCCTTTGAGCAGTTATAGATCGCAGAGGCGGGGAGGAAAAGGGGTCACCGTTTCAAAACTTTCGAAAGACGATGAAGTGGAGTTCGTGGCCGTTACAAGGAACACCTCCTCGACCCTCTTCATCACCAACCTCGGAAAAGCTTACGTTCTGAAGAACTACCAGATCGAGACAACCGGCCGAAACACGCGTGGAAAACACATCTCTGCTTTCCTGAACCTTAAGGACACAGAGAGGATCGTTGCACTCGTTCCTTTGAACGGTAAAGGAAAGGATCTTGTGATCGTCACGAAGTCTGGAAAGATCAAAAGAACCGCTCTTGAAGAGTTCGAAAACGCCACCAATAACCGTGGTGTAAGGGCGATCAAGATAGAGTCGGCCGACGAAATTGTGAGTGTCAGGGTGAGCACCAGCGAAAAAGAGACACTCGTGGTGGCAACAAGGCTGGGCATGATCATAAGGTTTCCTGTAAGTGATGTGAGGAGGATGGGAAGGAACGCAGCCGGTGTTCAGGCCATAAGGCTCCAGCCAGGGGATGAGGTTGTGAGCATGGACGTTGTTCCCTTGGAAGAGGGGGAAATTCTTACGGTGACCGAGAGGGGATTTGGCAAGAGAACTCCTGTTCAACTTTACAGGGTTCAGAAGAGGGGTGGAACAGGCCTCAGGAACATCTCCGATGTGAGTAAGACCGGTCACGTGGTGGCTGTGAGGTACGTGAAAGGAGACGAGGAGATCGTTGTGGCCACAAAAAACGGTATGATGATAAGAATACCTGTTTCAGAGATCGGTGTCATCGGAAGGGTAACAAAGGGTGTAAAACTCATCGAACTCGGTAGCGACACCATTTCTAAGGTGGCGGTGGTGAAAGATTGAGAAGACAGATCGAGCACACTGCTGATGTGGCTTACGAAATATCGGGAAGGTCTTTTCTTGACCTTTTGGAAGAGGCGAAAAACATCCTCCTTGAAGAGGAAAGGATCGTTTTCGGTGAGGGTGAGGAGAAAGAGAAAATCTATTCATCTGAAGAAACAGAGGACAACTTTTTCGACACAGTGAACGACTGGATACTCGAGATTTCAAGGGGATGGGCTCCCTGGCGTGTGGAGTTTATAGAAGATGGCATCAGAACGGTTTTCAAGAAAATCAGAAAAAAAGAGGGTACAGAAGTAAAAGCACTCACCTATCACCTTTTGAACTTTGAAAGGGAAAATGAAACAATAAAGACGAAGGTGGTGTTCGACACGTGAGGGATCTCACCCAGAAACAAAGAAGTGTTCTGCTTTTCATAGAAGAGTTCATAGAAAAAAACGGCTATCCTCCTTCGGTGAGGGAGATCGCCCGTCGTTTCAGAATAACCCCCCGGGGTGCTCAGCTTCACCTGATTGCTCTTGAGAAAAAAGGCTACCTTGAAAGGAAAAGTGGGAAACCAAGAGCTCTGAAGGTCGTCAGGAGGATCAGAAATAGAGTACCGCTGATCGGGGAAGTCAGAGCAGGAGAGAAAAGAGAAGCGGTGGAGTATCTTGAAGATT
The sequence above is a segment of the Thermotoga sp. genome. Coding sequences within it:
- the gyrA gene encoding DNA gyrase subunit A, giving the protein MPEILINRPIEDELVDSYLLYSMSVIVGRAIPDVRDGLKPVQRRILYGMYELGLTHNSSTKKSARIVGEVMGKYHPHGDAPVYDALVRMAQPFTMRYPLIEGQGNFGSIDRDPPAAMRYTEARLTRLAEEMLEDIDRNTVNMVDNFDGTLKEPEVLPSKVPNLIINGASGIAVGMATNIPPHNLSETVDALVYLIDHPDASVEDLMQFIKGPDFPTGAVVVNGSELKKVYEEGRGRIVVRGKVHVEEGKGKKLKKIVITEIPYGVSKAGLIEQIAKLVKDDESLPVRNIRDESDKRGMRVVVEIPKDANEEIIINNLYKRTSLQDYFNVQMLVIDKNKRPRLMNLKELLDAFLEHRFEVIRRRAEYEYEKYTKRAHVVEGLLKATRAIGVVVDIIRNSKDVESAKRSLMETLEITEAQAKTILDMRLSRLTSLEIENLQNEYSDLVKKISEVKEVLEKDEKVREIMKKEFLYLKERYGDPRRTEITDEEIKYDVKELIVEEDIVITLSHKGYLKSTPLSSYRSQRRGGKGVTVSKLSKDDEVEFVAVTRNTSSTLFITNLGKAYVLKNYQIETTGRNTRGKHISAFLNLKDTERIVALVPLNGKGKDLVIVTKSGKIKRTALEEFENATNNRGVRAIKIESADEIVSVRVSTSEKETLVVATRLGMIIRFPVSDVRRMGRNAAGVQAIRLQPGDEVVSMDVVPLEEGEILTVTERGFGKRTPVQLYRVQKRGGTGLRNISDVSKTGHVVAVRYVKGDEEIVVATKNGMMIRIPVSEIGVIGRVTKGVKLIELGSDTISKVAVVKD
- a CDS encoding archease; this translates as MRRQIEHTADVAYEISGRSFLDLLEEAKNILLEEERIVFGEGEEKEKIYSSEETEDNFFDTVNDWILEISRGWAPWRVEFIEDGIRTVFKKIRKKEGTEVKALTYHLLNFERENETIKTKVVFDT